GCGCTTCACCGTCGATTGCCAGCACCTCGGCCAGCGAGGTCGGCGCAGGAGGGATCGCGCGTTCGAGGATGCGCTCCACTACTACCGCAATACGGGTGAACACAATGTTGCCGGCCAGAAACGCCGCCACCGCCGCTTCGTTGGCAGCGTTGAGCACAGCGGGGGCGGCCCCGCCTGCCTGCGCCGCTTCGCGCGCCAGCCGGGTCGCGGGAAAACGTTCCTCGTCGGGCGCAAAAAAGGTCAGTTCGCCGAGCGCCGCCAGGTCAAGCGGCGCGAGCGGAGTGTCCATCCGCTGCGGCCATGCGAGGCAGCTGGCGATCGGCACCCGCATATCGCTCGGGCCCAGCTGAGCGAGCGTCGACCCGTCGCGATACTCGACCATCGAGTGGATCACGCTCTGCGGGTGGATCACGATGCGGATCCGCTCGAGTTCCACCGGGAACAGGTGGTGCGCTTCGATCAGTTCGAGCCCCTTGTTGAACATCGTCGCCGAATCGACGCTGATCTTGGCACCCATGTCCCAATTAGGGTGCGCGATAGCCTGCGCAGGGGTAGCCGCTTCGAGTTGCTCCGCGTTCCAGGTGCGTAGCGGCCCGCCGCTGGCGGTGAGCGTAATGCGCGCAACGTCCTCGATCCGGTTGCCGTGGAGGCACTGGAAGATCGCGTTGTGCTCCGAATCGACCGGCAGCAAGGTCGCGCCATGCCGGGCGACCGCTGCAGTCATCACTCCGCCTGCGGAAACCAGCGCCTCCTTGTTGGCGAGCGCGATCGTGCCGCCTTGCTCGATCGCCGCCATTGTCGGGGCGAGCCCAGCGCAGCCGACGATCGCAGCGACCGTCAGGTCCGCCGGGCGCGCCGCAGCATCGCATAGCGCCTGCGTACCGCCAGCCGCTTCGATCCCTGAGCCGGCGAGCGCCTCGCGCAGATCGGGCAAGCAGCTTTCGTCGCCGACCACCGCGATCTCGGCGCCGAATTCTCGGGCCAGCGCGGCCAATTCGGCCACGTTGCAGTTGGCGGTCAGCGCGACGACCCGCCAGGCATCGCGGTTGCGGCGAATCAGGTCGAGCGTCGAAGCACCAACCGAGCCGGTCGCGCCAAGAATTGAGATCGAACGGCTGGCCCCGGCGCTCACAGCAGGTTCCGCGTCAGCGTGAGCA
Above is a window of Tsuneonella mangrovi DNA encoding:
- a CDS encoding 1-deoxy-D-xylulose-5-phosphate reductoisomerase, which gives rise to MSAGASRSISILGATGSVGASTLDLIRRNRDAWRVVALTANCNVAELAALAREFGAEIAVVGDESCLPDLREALAGSGIEAAGGTQALCDAAARPADLTVAAIVGCAGLAPTMAAIEQGGTIALANKEALVSAGGVMTAAVARHGATLLPVDSEHNAIFQCLHGNRIEDVARITLTASGGPLRTWNAEQLEAATPAQAIAHPNWDMGAKISVDSATMFNKGLELIEAHHLFPVELERIRIVIHPQSVIHSMVEYRDGSTLAQLGPSDMRVPIASCLAWPQRMDTPLAPLDLAALGELTFFAPDEERFPATRLAREAAQAGGAAPAVLNAANEAAVAAFLAGNIVFTRIAVVVERILERAIPPAPTSLAEVLAIDGEARARARELLEIA